A segment of the Zingiber officinale cultivar Zhangliang chromosome 8B, Zo_v1.1, whole genome shotgun sequence genome:
CGGGAGGAGCACATTTTCAACCTCGTACACGACTAGCTGGTCATCCGAGTACACGGTGTGTGCAATCGTGGTTTTGATGATTCCTGTCGATATGTTCACCTGGTCTCCAATGGCTGTCACGTTCAATGGATACCTACCATTGTTAACATCACCTGCCTGTGTTCTCACAGGATTGCTTATCGTTTGGAACTGAGCTAGCGAGACGAGGTAAGGAAGCTCATGGAATTGGATCAATGCAACTTGCTGCTGATCCGTGAGGGAGTTTATTGTACCTGGAGGGAGGCTGGAGAAAGCATCATCATTGGGTGCAAATATCGTTATGCCATTGATGGAGTTGTTCAGCTGGTTGGTTATCTGATCGCCGACGTGTGTGCTCCTGAGTAGGCGCATGAATGTCCCAAACTGTCCTGCCTTCTCGAAAATGGCAGTGATGTTTGGAGGACCTGCCGGACCCGGAGCTTCTGCTAGCTGAGCTAAACTTTCAGTGACCAGTCGAGCAGCTACAAAAAGAATGGCGCAGATTCTCAAGCCTTGCATGTCGTCGGTCTCTTCTTCTGCTGCAACACTTTTGGTTAGTACTTGTGCATTGTTGCTGGGAGCGAGAAGCGGGAGTTTTATACTAGTGGTAAAGTGAGGAGAATGATTGTGGCGGGTCATGCGGGTTTGTCTCGCACCAAACTCGATACGACTCTCCAGCTATTTTGCTCTTAAAAAGCTTCATGCAATCATACATTTCGGTAGTTGGAGTTAGAACCTAGCTATCAAGAGATCGAAGTGTCGATTGCAGatgtaaaataattttcaaggtaGTGAAAGGTGCCTTCCTTATTGTTTGAGCGAAACCGTAAGGTTCTGATGTTACACTGCACTTACTAAATGCGTTTTTCTCAGGCTGTGGAGTGACATGGTGATCGAAGATCTTTCACAATTTTGCTTCGATCTCATGATCGGCATGGAGGTGGATCGGAGTGAGTAATATCTTTTTCCAGCTAGTTGCTTCTGAGGTTCTTGTTAGGTGGTCTGCCATTGAAGTGTGGTGGTGCGCTGTTTAAGGCCCCCAAGGTCAGAGAAAGAGGGTGCAAGTCTTTTGGTTCATTACTGGCAGTTCTGAAAAGCTTCCGGGCCTCGAGTGTGTCGAGAAAAAGAGTGCAAGGATGATTTAGTATCGAAAAATGTCTAGATTAGGTTCGGACTCCGCTAATAGGCTGTAGATTTTATCAACTGATGCAAGTGAATCAATGTTTACATAATTGAAAGGGCAGTTTGGTGTATACAATTCCTATCAGGATCCCAAGGAAGATCAGACCTCATTGGATTTAATGTGATGCCGTTTTACTCTGCattgtatttataattttaaaatcatacgaTACTAATTTTACCGTACCGTTCTATTAAAAAATTGCTTCTATACATAATAGAAAGGCAACGACTAAGAGGAGAGAACTCAGAGAAAAGATGGTTAGACTGTTGAGAGAAATAGAATTGAGCTGTATGTATTAGTTGAATTTTTGTAATGAATAAATaacgtttatatatatatatatactgttgAGAGAAATAGAATTGAGCTCGTATGTATTAGTTGAATTTTTGTAATGAATAAATaacgtgtgtatatatatatatatatatatatatatatatatatatatatatatatatatatatatatatatatatatatatatatatatatatatatatatatatatatactaaaattattaaattctaaaatagttattaatatttttaaaaatatcatattaatattctcgcacatttatttatttattgaatatTCAGAGTTGTAAATtgccttaaaaaatttatttttattctttgtattgtttgtaaatttttctttatttcaacTCATTAATACACatctacataaaaaaaaattaagtataattttatttaaatataatatatttaaattagaatttaatatattttttattaaattaatcataattttttttattaatatactAGTTAAATGTTACTCAATTTTGACAGAATTTGATACCTCGTTTTGGCCAAAAGTTAAATCTACGTGGAAGAGTTTAAGATCAGTATCCCTGTTTGAAAGGATTGTAGAGCAATTATTCAGCGCCAGGTCATCCAATTCCTCTTCCGTCGGATTCGGGTTCATTTGAACTGCGCCTCAATTCCTCTTCCATCGGATTCGGGTTCACTTATCTGCGTCTCGCCGTCGATTTCCGAAAACGGCGAATTCCCGACGACCTAGCGAAGCTGGTGAAGAAATCAACCGAGCCTGGCACCGCATCGAAGAAGAAGGAACGCGCCGATGAGTCATCGTTCGTTGCGATTCTGCCGTTTCCTTAGCCCTGATAGATCGAGAACAGACGCTCCTGTTTCAAGGCTTGGGGCTCTGATTCTGTTCAAGCTCGTCACGTCCTTCAACCCTTCCTTCTGCATTGGGTGGTCCTGCAGCAGCCCTCTTTTTCTCCCTCGAATAAGAAGCGAAAAGCGATGGATTTAGGTTGGGCATTGCCGATTAGTATGCAAGATTGTCTAGGACGGGCCTTTTTGCCCCATATCCTGGTTATTCCTCTGCTGAATCCACTAAGAGGAAGGCCATCATTCTTTAACTTCAATCCGTCAAACGAAGAAGCTAGCGGAGGCGACCCCGAGTGACTCGTCCCAGCCGGCGGCGATGTCTCCGTACCACCTACCATGCCACCGGGTAAATTTAGCTTTTTTGGGGTCCATTTTAGTAGTGAGCAATATTTTGAGATTAACTAGTCAACATCAACAAGATGACATGATGATAAAATTGAAACAAACTGATAAGCAATTCTAATTGTAACTAACTTTACATCACAAATTACCTCTGAGGAATTGTGCCTTCTAAATCGATATTGTCGTTGTTTGATCTTTTCAGTCAAGCTAGTTTGAACTATTTGATATTGTGTATGTATATTCTTACATACATTGTGAGAAACATTTACAACCCCTTGTACTTAGTTAACATGCCGCACGAAATTTGAAATCTTGTATTGTGCCATGTAACACCATTAAAATGTATCATTATTGAAATCTAAAACTAATCAGCGTTTGTAATCTCTTTCGCACACAACTCATGATTTCATCCACCCTGATCAATATTTTGCCTGCCCATCCTCATGTATTTGTTATCATCAACTCACCTTAAACTGAATTCTGGAGTGATTTTTATTAACGACTTGCACTTCACTGAATGGACATAAAGCACCTGTTTTTGGAGCTGGCTAGATTACCATTTTTCATGTTTGATGTTGCTCTTCGTGCTGCTGTAAGTGTTATCCATATTAAGTGTTCGATTAATATATCTACTGACAATAAAGATCTGTGTCGTATGCAATTTACGAAAGCAAGTTAACTTGAAACTCCCTGTAATCTTCTTTCGAGACCTTGAGAGTGTCAGAGGTTCGAGATAATGCGAAAAACATGTCTTCATTGAGTTGGCATATAAATCATTGATGATACAAAGGCTATATTTTGATGGTTAATTATTTTTCATGTAAAGTGTGGTTAGAACTAATGGTGAAACAAATAAAGATGGCAAAAATACACCGATTCAAACATATGTGAATCCTGTACATACTGTCTAAATAAGCACAGTTTTTTTAAATATACGCTCCAATTTGCTTTTTCAAATCTTATGTGCAGTGTTAGATTATCAAGATACAAGATGCATACAATATATAGTGTTCTTGATTAACTTCCTTTGGCACATGAAGagaaaggaaaagaggaataaaTTATAAAACCAGGTTTTCTTCAGAAAGAGTAGTTATAAGAGGCCTCAGGCACTCACAACATTTGAGTGAAGGCGGATTTTGATCCCAATTGAGCTAGTTGACACCCTCATTATAAGACCAGATACAAAGGCATTCCTAGAGTTGAACTTGAGACTTTCAAGGTATCAATTCTTCTTAGGTTGGTATTACGAAAAGCAAAATAACCTAATTCCTTTAGTTTGAATATGAACATGTAGTTATGTAGGCATTCCTAAAGTTTGTAAGATGAACTAGAAATTGGAGAAAGCATGGAAGGGAGAACCTCTTTCAGATTGTCATAAAGGATGCAATAGAAATCTGTCCTTACCTTTTAAAAGCATTTTCTTCATTTCAAttgggttttttttaaaaaaaatttgctcATTGGGTAGAATCTTTAAGGTTGTTAGAAGTCTCTCAATTTTCACATATTTGCATTTACTTCTCCGTGTCATTTCTTACAAAAATACTCCCTAAAACACACCAAGAACACTCCCTAAAACACATCTTTGATTTCTGAATTGTTACTGACCATGATTTATGTCTATTCCCACACTTTGTATTCTTTTTTTTCAGTaacttcttactccaagttcagaTTTATGGATTGGAGTAAAAGGTGATCACGCTCAGCTCAGTATCGCCAGCCCCCCAATTAGATATAGGCAAGTAACTTACGAGGACATATTTGTCCTAGCACAGTGAGCGTTTGCATAGGGGAGGTTAGACACTCAACTATAGATTCAGATGTATACTGTTTATGATACTCTGTCTCAAAAGTTTTTATACAAATTTCTCGAAAATGAATAGCTGAATGTTCCTTATCCTTAATGCAGTAATTCCTTCTGGATTTTGGTTGCTGATATGGAGCTGAGGCTGAGTTGCAGAATCAAAATTATGGATGTGGAGTTTGAAGGTAGGCCTCTTGAGTTCATcccttgtttaatttttttaatcaattttgataatttttttctataatattttgcTCTTTAGTGCCCATACTCACCAAATAAAATATTCTCGGCATAATAATTTAAATGATTCAAGTCAAAATATATAGTATTAAAAACGTGACCTCAAAATTTTAGTGCAATTATTGTCACTTGAGGattttttagttaaattattgGAGTGATGTAAGCACTACTGGTTGAGAATAAAGACAAGACCCATGAAAgccattcatttttttttacattttatcaATTAGTTAATTGATTATGTTTTTTATATtcgtcttttctttttcctccatACAACCAAACTTTCCTTCTCATTcagactaaataaataaatattaaatagaaaaaataataaaatggtAATAATAAGTAGAGAAAAATTGATGAAGCTGtcagaataaattagaaaatattcattTAAAAGTCTAGTATTTCCTCACTGCACACCTCAtccgaaaaaaaaaaataatcctcATCcgaaaaaagaaataataaaatccTGTAAATATATCGCAGTGGGGATCCAACAGGTACAATTTGGCGCCTTAATAAATAGAGAAAGACAAAGTGTTCTGGAGAAGATTTTCTGCCTCATCGTTCGCACGTGCGCCGCACGCACGGCCCGCGTGGCAGTTGACCAGCCGCGCCTCATCTCGTAACCCTAGCGATCTTTTTGCCCAAACACCCTTCTTTTTGTGTAGTGAAGAAATCAGTCCTTAAAAAGTAGAGTCTGTGTCACGATGCGGCAGTTACGGAAAGACGTGGCCACGGGTACAGTTGATGGAAATCAGATAACCGGAGGGGGTGTTCTGAAAACATGAAACTGTGGAATCagtccattatttttttttgttttagccGAATGGGGCCTTATCATTCATCGAATTGACAAATATACCCTTCACCTGCAAAAGGTTaggatttattttaaaataataacaattgaattttaaaaaggaTTCAATTCGATTTTGatgtcaaaaataataaaattaaatcaaaacaaATAATATACAATTTAATATTAGTAAATAATTagatttagggtttttattggatttgaattaaattgattactATAAATGTGGTTTCAAATCTTATAGATTTAGATTTATAAATAAAAGGTGAATCATGGAAAGAGATGGGGGAGAGGCAaagatgaaattaaattaaatagagAGGGCTCCCTAAAATGTGGCGCAAATATTTTTTGCGGACGTGAAGAGGAATTAGAAACGGGTTAACGGCGCCTGCGGAGCAGCATTGAAGTCCAGGCTGTGGCGCTATCCTTTCATCGGCTCACGTTTCCTTCTCTTTCCTCCGCTTCATCCTCGCCTCGTATCGCGCCGCAGCTGCACGTTTACCCGCCGAGAACGGGGAGACTGCCGGAGAAGACCGTCGGAAGGCGGAGCCGGCAGGTAGTCCCTTTTGCTTTCTGCCTCGGAGATCACAAAAGACTCGCCCTTTTGATTTCTTTCGGCGTCTGGAAGGAATAGGTGTCGGTGCTtacttttttgttttgttttgttttgttcttTTCTAATCGGAGACAGGAGAAGAATCCTTAGGAAAAGGAGTGTTATTGGGGGTGGATTTGGTTTCCTTCCTGGATCCGCCCTTCGGTGGAGACTCCACGGATTGGCTGAATCTGAGGAAGGATTTTGGATTGCAGACAGCTTCCTAGGGTTTGCGGCGTTATTTATATCTCCTGTGGTGTTTTGGAAATCGATGCTCTTTGGAGTTGGGGAAATTGATGCCTCCCGAGCCGTTGCCATGGGAGAGGAAGGAGTACGGCTTCAAGGACCACCGGAAGCACGAGCGCGGTGATTCTCTTGGCGGTGGCGGATCCTCGTTTGCTACGAGGTGGAGGGAACCCTACCACGGGTCCCGTGACTTTTCTCGTGGCTCCCCCCGCCGATCCCTCTCTGGTAGGTGTCTCAAAGCTCTTTTCCTCTCAGATCTGAGACGCCTTAGTCATATCTTGCGCCTTTTTTTGTCGATCTCCATTGTGCCTCCCTCTTTTCCGT
Coding sequences within it:
- the LOC122016616 gene encoding fasciclin-like arabinogalactan protein 11 → MTRHNHSPHFTTSIKLPLLAPSNNAQVLTKSVAAEEETDDMQGLRICAILFVAARLVTESLAQLAEAPGPAGPPNITAIFEKAGQFGTFMRLLRSTHVGDQITNQLNNSINGITIFAPNDDAFSSLPPGTINSLTDQQQVALIQFHELPYLVSLAQFQTISNPVRTQAGDVNNGRYPLNVTAIGDQVNISTGIIKTTIAHTVYSDDQLVVYEVENVLLPIEIFGPPAPAAAPAPVKSKKKGSSIAESPLGADASAAVDLNWGTSGAILSLAGSIFVMWRL